One stretch of Glycine soja cultivar W05 chromosome 7, ASM419377v2, whole genome shotgun sequence DNA includes these proteins:
- the LOC114420635 gene encoding uncharacterized protein LOC114420635, translating into MVEEDIHKTAFRTHSGHYEWVVLPFGLTNALATFQNLMNDIFKEYIKKFILVFFYDILVYTKTWSEHIQCLSTTLQLLQDNSLVLNHKKCSFGKTKIDYLGHLISVNGVQPDEDKIVAIKRWPRPTTVKELRGFLGLSGYYKRFIRNYGKIAQPLAQLFMDNIVRLHGWPSEIILDRDSIFMNAFWTELMKKHAVKLLRSTAFHPQTDEQIEALNKALEVYLRCVTGDLPKKWSKYISSIEFWYNTKFHSATQLTPFEALYGYLSPMPNSTLTGDSLVETVDYTIKTREQITKLLHHNLLRAQERMKHYADLKRVDKEFKCGDLVYLKIQPYKQLTLENHAFHKLAARYYGPFKVLERIGKVAYKLELPTGTNIHGVFHVSLLKKHHGAHTVSTDFPVYNEEGEVQLQPQAILDRRMKKKGNRAITEVLIQWRHTNLEDAVWKELYAVQQQFPNFDWNSNRP; encoded by the coding sequence ATGGTAGAAGAGGACATTCACAAGACAGCCTTCCGAACGCATAGCGGTCACTATGAATGGGTGGTTTTGCCTTTTGGGCTGACCAATGCGCTAGCTACATTCCAGAACTTGATGAATGAcatttttaaagaatatatCAAGAAGTTTATCCTTGTATTCTTTTATGATATTCTGGTATATACAAAAACCTGGTCAGAGCATATTCAATGCTTGAGTACAACATTACAACTCCTCCAAGACAATAGCCTAGTTCTCAATCACAAAAAATGCAGTTTTGGGAAGacaaaaatagattatttgGGCCATTTGATCTCGGTTAACGGGGTGCAGCCAGATGAAGATAAAATAGTGGCAATAAAACGTTGGCCTAGGCCAACAACAGTTAAAGAACTCAGGGGCTTCCTTGGGTTATCAGGATATTACAAGAGATTTATCAGAAATTATGGGAAGATAGCTCAACCTTTGGCACAGTTGTTCATGGATAACATCGTGAGGTTACATGGATGGCCAAGTGAAATAATATTAGATAGAGATAGTATATTTATGAATGCATTTTGGACGGAACTAATGAAGAAGCACGCAGTCAAACTTTTGCGGTCAACTGCATTTCATCCCCAGACAGATGAGCAAATTGAGGCCCTCAACAAAGCACTCGAAGTTTATTTAAGATGTGTCACGGGTGACCTGCCCAAGAAATGGTCAAAGTATATTTCTTCTATAGAATTTTGGTACAATACAAAGTTTCATAGTGCAACTCAGTTGACCCCCTTTGAAGCTTTATATGGCTATCTTTCACCAATGCCAAATAGTACTCTGACTGGAGATTCTTTGGTGGAAACAGTGGATTATACCATCAAGACAAGAGAGCAGATAACAAAGTTACTTCACCATAACTTGCTTCGCGCCCAGGAAAGAATGAAACATTATGCTGACCTCAAACGAGTGGACAAGGAGTTCAAATGTGGAGACCTAgtctatttaaaaattcagCCGTACAAGCAGCTTACTTTGGAAAACCATGCTTTCCACAAATTGGCAGCTAGGTACTATGGGCCTTTCAAGGTGTTGGAGCGAATAGGGAAAGTTGCTTACAAACTTGAGTTACCCACTGGAACAAACATACATGGCGTGTTTCATGTATCTTTGTTAAAGAAACATCATGGTGCCCATACGGTTTCAACTGATTTTCCTGTGTATAATGAGGAAGGGGAAGTTCAATTGCAGCCACAAGCGATCTTGGataggagaatgaagaagaagggaaACCGAGCTATCACTGAAGTACTTATACAATGGCGACATACCAATCTCGAAGATGCTGTTTGGAAGGAACTTTATGCAGTACAACAACAATTTCCAAATTTTGATTGGAATTCTAATCGGCCTTGA